The DNA sequence CATTTGCCAAAAAACGTTGTTTTCCATAAACCGGGTGAGTTTGGGGATAAATAGAGTCCCTGCTAAAAAGAAAAACAAAGATCGACCGGCTTTTTATAAGGGGAGGGAGGTGGTGGTGGAGCAAAAGACGTTTGGGGTATAGGGAAGCGTCAGCTGAATCTACACTTCGTCTCGGTTTAGGAGCAAATGCACAGTTCCTAGACCTATAACGCTGCAGATGCCTAACCTGTCAATGGGTGTGTTTACATCTGCTGGGTTTTTTGGTTGCCTAAGCTGCTTTTGTTGAGCCTATAAATAGAGGGGGGGTAGAGCTGGCAGAGCAACAGAGCCATCAAAGGCGCAGGATATAGGAAGGTTATATTAAGCAAGCAGGCACATTTTCATCTATGAACACCTGTGTTGTATTTTTCTCCCGCACCGGAAACACCAAACGCTTCGCCCAAGCCATCGCCCAAGCCGCAAACGCAAAGCTGCTTGATTTAGCCCAAATCCAGCCCGATGCCCTATCAAGCTATGACATGATCATTTTAGGAACCCCCGTGGAGGGAGCAAGCCCCGCCAAGGAAACCGCAGCCTTCATCGCAAACATCCCGCCTGCCCAAAACAGAAAAGCCATCCTCTTTGCCACTTATCGCGTATTTGGCAACGAACGCTCCATGAAAGCCATCGAGAAAGTCCTCGCTGAGAAGGGCTACGAAACGGTTCTGAAGGTATCCAAGAAGGGCATGAAACCTGAGCAGCCAGCCGACTTCAATAAAGAAGTAGCGCAGATAAAAGCTGAACTCGAAAAACAAAAATAAAAATGCAGAAAAAAAGTCTGCGAATGAAAAACTACTGATTTATTGCCCATCGATTAGGTGGGCTGTGCCGTCTGGGCAGTAGACTTTTTCGCCTATATCGGTTACGCCGAAGCGTCTGCTACATGCCTTCATCTGAGAGCATCCATCGCAATCTCGCGATAACATCCTGTTTTTTTCCTCCTGTGATTATGATTCTGGGCAACGCTGTTTGATCAGCATTCGACTGATTCACGGGTAAGCCAGTTGTCCAAGATAAAGCTATATGGAAGGCAAGTTGCTTCTTTTAAACCTTGTTATCGGCAGATACACCAGTCTAAAACAGGAAAAGAGAGCAGCAGCCCCTAGCCGCTAAAAACGCTCGTAA is a window from the Candidatus Bathyarchaeota archaeon genome containing:
- a CDS encoding flavodoxin domain-containing protein; this encodes MNTCVVFFSRTGNTKRFAQAIAQAANAKLLDLAQIQPDALSSYDMIILGTPVEGASPAKETAAFIANIPPAQNRKAILFATYRVFGNERSMKAIEKVLAEKGYETVLKVSKKGMKPEQPADFNKEVAQIKAELEKQK